A genomic stretch from Astatotilapia calliptera chromosome 4, fAstCal1.2, whole genome shotgun sequence includes:
- the LOC113021379 gene encoding uncharacterized protein LOC113021379 isoform X2, with product MYAQGIVALSPYLEDPYSQHGYKHYYDPENSSGYIAWRLKTIQRKAVEERSVSVCKSPKSWDSDLSTILLLLHLLPPSAQGRKRPGKMSASQAVNNLIKFPKAGTSVQQHLDNITRSSQPYHLTQGSTRSSIHTFIVIEKHALPCNATGSVGALDELFRAHYVFGTSYSSSLTNFVTFLQLRHWGNVILLSLVSIIEL from the exons ATGTATGCGCAGGGCATTGTTGCTCTGTCTCCATATCTGGAAGACCCATATTCACAACATGGATAT AAACATTACTATGATCCAGAGAACAGTTCAGGATACATTGCATGGCGGTTGAAGACCATTCAAAGAAAAGCTGTGGAGGAAAGAAGCGTCTCAGTTTGCAAATCTCCCAAAA GCTGGGACAGTGACTTGTCTACTATCTTGCTGCTGCTACATCTGCTACCACCATCTGCACAAGGGCGAAAGAGACCAGGAAAGATGTCTGCATCTCAAGCTGTCAATAACCTCATCAAATTCCCAAAG GCTGGAACCAGTGTACAGCAGCATCTAGACAACATCACCCGAAGCAGTCAGCCCTACCATCTTACCCAGGGATCCACAAGAAGCAGCATTCACACCTTCATTGTGATTGAGAAGCATGCACTTCCATGTAATGCGACAGGTTCTGTAGGAGCCCTTGATGAACTCTTTAGGGCCCATTATGTCTTTGGTACATCATACAGTTCATCCCTGACCAACTTTGTTACTTTTCTGCAACTACGACATTGGGGAAATGTCATATTGCTTTCTCTAGTGAGCATCATAGAACTGTGA
- the LOC113021379 gene encoding uncharacterized protein LOC113021379 isoform X1, with amino-acid sequence MYAQGIVALSPYLEDPYSQHGYKHYYDPENSSGYIAWRLKTIQRKAVEERSVSVCKSPKSKFTYHLNDTDVICRQDSIKHLSMFCIFALQIEQDFRLLFCEVTGSKFLERWLTNLKAEVVKESHGLVPTSELLEMCNAESGWDSDLSTILLLLHLLPPSAQGRKRPGKMSASQAVNNLIKFPKAGTSVQQHLDNITRSSQPYHLTQGSTRSSIHTFIVIEKHALPCNATGSVGALDELFRAHYVFGTSYSSSLTNFVTFLQLRHWGNVILLSLVSIIEL; translated from the exons ATGTATGCGCAGGGCATTGTTGCTCTGTCTCCATATCTGGAAGACCCATATTCACAACATGGATAT AAACATTACTATGATCCAGAGAACAGTTCAGGATACATTGCATGGCGGTTGAAGACCATTCAAAGAAAAGCTGTGGAGGAAAGAAGCGTCTCAGTTTGCAAATCTCCCAAAAGTAAGTTCACTTATCATTTAAATGATACTGATGTAATTTGTAGGCAGGATTCAATCAAACACCTCTCTATGTTCTGTATTTTTGCATTACAGATAGAACAAGATTTCCGACTCCTGTTTTGTGAGGTCACTGGGAGCAAATTCTTGGAGAGGTGGCTCACCAATCTCAAAGCAGAGGTTGTAAAGGAAAGTCATGGACTTGTCCCCACCTCAGAGCTCTTGGAGATGTGCAATGCTGAGTCAG GCTGGGACAGTGACTTGTCTACTATCTTGCTGCTGCTACATCTGCTACCACCATCTGCACAAGGGCGAAAGAGACCAGGAAAGATGTCTGCATCTCAAGCTGTCAATAACCTCATCAAATTCCCAAAG GCTGGAACCAGTGTACAGCAGCATCTAGACAACATCACCCGAAGCAGTCAGCCCTACCATCTTACCCAGGGATCCACAAGAAGCAGCATTCACACCTTCATTGTGATTGAGAAGCATGCACTTCCATGTAATGCGACAGGTTCTGTAGGAGCCCTTGATGAACTCTTTAGGGCCCATTATGTCTTTGGTACATCATACAGTTCATCCCTGACCAACTTTGTTACTTTTCTGCAACTACGACATTGGGGAAATGTCATATTGCTTTCTCTAGTGAGCATCATAGAACTGTGA